The genomic region CTTGCACCGCGGCCAGAGACCTGATGTCTTTGATTCTCATTACAGGGGTCCTCTATTTCTGCGGGGAAACCTCGATCAACTTCGTCCCTCCATGGTGACGAAGATCTCCCCTGCTCTACATGTGAATTCCTCCAAAAGAATCAAATTTGGCCTGTGATATCGTCCACGTATGGACCTAGGGGAACAGCCTGTTAGTGAGCTCGACCAGACCGTCGCGGTGGTGCGGTTGTCGGACTGCATCCACCTCATGCAGGCCGATCTCGTGCACGCCAATCCGGCTCCGGACACCCTCGGGCATCCCGTCTCGGACGTCCTCATGTATGACCCCATGGACGAATGGACGACTGTCGAGAATCGGATCATCCTGGCGGTCGGGCTTAGCTGCGGATCGCCCGATTTCGACCAGCTGCTGCACCGGGCGTCGAACAGCAACGCGGCCGCCGTGATCGTCAAAGCCCATGGGGCGCCGCTTGAGCAGTTGCGTTCCGCCGCGGTCAGCCACAGCCTCGCGGTCCTCATCGCACCGGACAACGCGGATTGGACGCGGCTCGTGGCACTGGCCAGGGCGTCCGTCATGGGTGCGGCCGTTGACTCCGTCTCAGGGGTCCGGCTTGGGGATCTCTACGCATTCGCCAACGCTGCTGCATCCATCACCAATGGAGCAGCCAGCATCGTGGACCCGCTCGGACGGGTGCTGGGATATTCAACCCTGCCGGGCCAGCCCATCGACGAATTGCGCCGCGTCACCACCCTCTCCCTTCAGGAGACCACCCCGCCCGCATTCGATGCAGACTTCAAGATCGTCTATGCGTCAGCAGGTGCGGTGCTGATCCCCGCAGTCAATGATGAGATGGCGAGACTGGCCCTTGCCGTGAGAGCCGGGGGTGAGCTGCTCGGCTCGATCTGGGTCATCGACCCGGGCGAAGTCCAGCGGGAGGCGGCCCTGGAAGCCCTCAACAGGATGGCAGCGCTGGCCGGGCTGCACATGCTCCATGCCCGTTCGGCGTCCGATTTCGGGGAACGACGGAACGGGGACTTGATCCGCACGCTCATGGACGACACCGTCCATGCGTCCTTCGCCGCGGCCCAGCTGGGGCTCGATGCTGACCGTGGGCTCGCGGTCGCGGCTTTTTCAATTGTCCGTCCCGAAACCGGGAGCCTGGAGTCGGTGCGTGAAATCCATCGGCTGTTGCACCTTGTCACGACCGTCTGCAATATCCAGTTCAAAACGAGCCACAGTGCCCTCATTGGTTCGGTTGTCTATGCCCTGCTGCCCTGCCAGGGAACCACCCCCCGGGCCGTGCATCGGCGGGTGGCCCAGGAAATCGGGACGTACGCCCACACGATCAGCACCTACCCGGTCATCGCCTCCGTCGGAGGCGTCGCGCCCCGGGTAGAGGACCTGCCTCGATCCAGATCAGAAGCGCTGCAAACACTGCAATATCTGCTCCACCAGCACTCGGAGATGCCGGGCAATAATGATGGACGGGTCTCCGTCACCGGGCTTTTCGAGGACCACCGCATCCCGCTCAACCTCTTGAAAATCAGGGCATTCATCGACGACAACGGACTTGCCGATCTCGACGACATCGCCACGATCCAGGCCCATGACGCCGAGCAGCAGACCGACTACCTGGAAACCCTGCGGGCCTACCTGACGTCGAATGGAAACATCTCCGCGATGGCAGCACGACTCCACGTGCACAACAACACCGTCCGCTATCGGGTGGGACGCCTGGTCAAGGACTTCGACCTCGATCTTGACGACCCGCAGAAGCGGCTATGGCTCTGGCTACGCCTGACAACCATGGATCTCACTCCAAAGGCAACACCGACGCAGCCTGGACAGGCTCAGAACAACGCCGTTGAGGCCCCTGGGCCGTAAGGCGCCGCTACGGCTGGGCCGCAGCGGCGGGCGCGGCAGCCGGAGGCCAGGCCTGGTCGAGCCGTTTGATCCGCCGGTACGCGACCCGCACGAACCGCACCCCGTTGGAGGCGATGCTGACCACGCCGAAGAAGGCGAAGCCGAAAACCGGATCCCCTGCCTCGGCGATCCTCAGCACGGCTATTCCGGCGAGGAAGTAGATGCTGGC from Arthrobacter sp. NicSoilB8 harbors:
- a CDS encoding helix-turn-helix domain-containing protein, which codes for MDLGEQPVSELDQTVAVVRLSDCIHLMQADLVHANPAPDTLGHPVSDVLMYDPMDEWTTVENRIILAVGLSCGSPDFDQLLHRASNSNAAAVIVKAHGAPLEQLRSAAVSHSLAVLIAPDNADWTRLVALARASVMGAAVDSVSGVRLGDLYAFANAAASITNGAASIVDPLGRVLGYSTLPGQPIDELRRVTTLSLQETTPPAFDADFKIVYASAGAVLIPAVNDEMARLALAVRAGGELLGSIWVIDPGEVQREAALEALNRMAALAGLHMLHARSASDFGERRNGDLIRTLMDDTVHASFAAAQLGLDADRGLAVAAFSIVRPETGSLESVREIHRLLHLVTTVCNIQFKTSHSALIGSVVYALLPCQGTTPRAVHRRVAQEIGTYAHTISTYPVIASVGGVAPRVEDLPRSRSEALQTLQYLLHQHSEMPGNNDGRVSVTGLFEDHRIPLNLLKIRAFIDDNGLADLDDIATIQAHDAEQQTDYLETLRAYLTSNGNISAMAARLHVHNNTVRYRVGRLVKDFDLDLDDPQKRLWLWLRLTTMDLTPKATPTQPGQAQNNAVEAPGP